GAACTTTTTGCAAATCCTGCACCTTCAAGCATTCGTGACATTTTTTTCTTCAATGCTTCAACTGGATTTGCAGTTTCTTATGATGGTAAAATTTACAAGACGACAAACAACGGAGTTACTTGGGACTTAAAATACACTAATCCGACTACAAATCAACCGTTTTTTCAAATTCTTTTTACCGATGCAAATGTTGGCTTTGTAGTTGGTGGTTCTAACTCTTGCGGTGGGACAGGTTGCGTTCCACCGGGCGGACTAATTCTAAAAACAACTGATGGCGGCAACAATTGGACAAAAATTTTACAAGCATCAAGTTTTGAGGAATTTGTTTCAATTTCTTCAAATAGTTCTGGCGACTTGTTTGCAATTTCGAACGGAACAAAAGGTAGAATTTACAAAAGCACAAACGCAGGTTTAAATTGGACAACTATTGACAGCCTGAATTTTAATTTGCAAAAAATATTCTTTGCTGACAACTTTGGTTATTGCTCAGGAATGAAAGGAAACATAATTCGTAGTAGCGACAATGGAACAACTTGGA
This genomic window from Bacteroidales bacterium contains:
- a CDS encoding YCF48-related protein, translated to MKNLIYILLIGLLLTTGCKKDEVIPTGATLPFENNNIKIELFANPAPSSIRDIFFFNASTGFAVSYDGKIYKTTNNGVTWDLKYTNPTTNQPFFQILFTDANVGFVVGGSNSCGGTGCVPPGGLILKTTDGGNNWTKILQASSFEEFVSISSNSSGDLFAISNGTKGRIYKSTNAGLNWTTIDSLNFNLQKIFFADNFGYCSGMKGNIIRSSDNGTTWTLNTTFTANYATDIKFINGNGFCIADNQIVYKTTDNGNNWAQSLNHQSSSFVLNPLTANSCLVFGAGAYSGGDFGTWSGKIIQTTNAGDNWTETELKEIEPIRYSSFYSTTEGYAVAGSKLLKVKVK